The region ATTGCCAAGCGTCTTCACAAGTTTGGCAATGGCAATCGCCAACAACACCACCTTTAATTGCCTCTAAATTATTAGTAACCTGTTGCGCTGATTGCTCTTTCAGTTCAGCTAACGATAATCGCTTCATGCGTACTTGTGCCAAAGGGAATAGTTATTTTGCGATATTGCAAGGTTGCTTCGGCAGGAGCAAATATGATGGTATCGGTAAGCAAAGGTGACTAAAAACATGATAAAATAAGGCAGAATACTTGATTTGTTTAATCATATTTTTTCTATAGGTGACTTACTTGTGCCTCATCCGTCAGATTCGATTAGTTAAACTACATCATTATGACCTTTGGAACGATATTGCGTAAAAACCGGGAAAAGAAGCGACTCTCTCAAAAAGAGGTGGCAGAACACATTGGCATAGCACAGGCTACTTACCACAATTGGGAAACAGAACAGTCGAGTTTTCGAGTAGAGTATTTGCCCAAATTAGCCGAGGTATTTGACGTGGCTATGGGAGATTTAATGCCTGAAGGCACTACGTTGAAACTGATGAACAATCAGCATCAGAAGAACCACGATAGATCAGTAGTAGGTTTTGATGTTACTATAAACGAGTCGCGTGAGCTATATACAGAGTTGGTGAATAGTAAGGATGAAATAATCCGATTGTTAAAGGAAGAAAATACATTGTTAAAAGTTCGTAATGCACAATTAGATGAAAACCAGAAAAGAGATGCTTAAATAAAACATTAAAGAGAGGTATTTCTTTTACCATCAACTTCAAATAAAAAAACTGTTTCCAATGAATTGGAAACAGTTTTTTTATTTGAAGCCTGTCTTAACTTTCTATTTAAGTGGCAATCATGCATATTGTTTTGTCGTGCTGAGGAACGAAGCAACTTTACATTGATTGATGGCTGGCTGGCTTTAATATGCTTCGTTCATCAGCATGACAAAAACTAGCCAATTCTCCTGCTTAGCCACCGTATCCCTACAGGATAAACTGGCTCAAATCCCGGTTCTTCACCAGCCCATTCAGTTTTTCATTTACCAGTTCTTTGGTAACAACCACGTGAGCGTTGGCACCAATAACATCGGGAATGTCGAACATAAAGTCGTTCATCAAGTGGCTAAGTACCGTTTGTAGTCGGCGGGCACCTATATTTTCCACGTCGCTGTTCACCTCGAAGGCAATCCGGGCTAGTTCGCGCAGGGCATCATCCTGAAAGGTCAGGTCAACGCTTTCGGCCTTTAACATGGCTACGTATTGTTTCGTCAGGGCGTTTTTGGGCTCTTTCAGTATCTGGTAA is a window of Spirosoma linguale DSM 74 DNA encoding:
- a CDS encoding transcriptional regulator, XRE family (PFAM: helix-turn-helix domain protein~SMART: helix-turn-helix domain protein~KEGG: hso:HS_0935 hypothetical protein), encoding MTFGTILRKNREKKRLSQKEVAEHIGIAQATYHNWETEQSSFRVEYLPKLAEVFDVAMGDLMPEGTTLKLMNNQHQKNHDRSVVGFDVTINESRELYTELVNSKDEIIRLLKEENTLLKVRNAQLDENQKRDA